ACTGTCGTTCGACCTGAAGCCTTTGCCTGACGCCGGCGGAGTAGCCGTCAGTTATGCGCATGCTGTTAAAAAAATAAAAAATTCGCGTGCATTATGTCCCGGAGATAGTCTAAATATATAAGGGCAGGAAAAAAAACCTGAGTTGAGACGGAAAAACGCTTGATACTTTAAGTAGTCATCCGTATAGTAAACACATCAGGAGGGGATTATGATAGTTCGTAAGATCCAGAGCCCGGTATATCACAGACGCCGACCGACTCCGCTTCCGGGGCGCGGCAACGAAGCACGACAGCCCGAGCTGTTTCCGTCACGGTTTGAAGAGGCCCTTCTTGAAGCCGTCGGTGGCGATGTAGTTCGTAAAGGCGAGAGCTTTGCAAATTCTCTCAGCTCCTTCCAGCGAGAGAACATCATTCGCCTCAGCGGCTGAGCCGGAGTGCCGTAACAAGCCCTTCGATCTCTTCCTCGGTATTGCCGGCGTGCACACTGATACGCAGCCGGCAGGCGCCGGCGGGGACCGTAGGCGGGCGAATGGCGAAAACAGAAAAGCCCTGCTGCTTCAGTCGGGTCGCTGTTTGGATCGTTCGCTCTTCAGCGCCGAGAATGATCGGCGTGATATGCGAAGGTGTTACTCCGGTAGCAAAGCCCTCTTCGTTCAGCCGCTTGAAGAGAAGCTCGCTTAATTTGCGCAAACGTATTCTCCGCTTCTCCATTTCGTCCGTTCCCATCTCTTCAATCACCAGCCGCAGCAGATCAGCCAGCAAGGGCGGCTGTGCCGTTGAATATATAAAGCTGCGAGCATGATTCACAAGAAAGGCCTTCAATTCAGGAGGGCCTGCAACAAAGCATCCCATCAGGCCAGGCGCTTTGCCCATCGGATAGCTGAGCACAGCAAATCTCTGTTGCTCCGGATGAGCAAGGCCGCGACCCGCTTCGCCGATTACTCCGATAGCATGGGCCTCATCCAGATATAAAAGGCAATCGTTCTGTTCGGCCAGGGCAAGCAGGGCATCGCGATCGGGTCGGTCTCCGTCCATGCTGAAGACGCTTTCGGTTACGATCCAGCGTCGCTTGCGCGTGCTGTGCTTTCTTAGAAGTTCGCTCAGATGCTCAAGATCGTTATGCCTGAAGTAATGCCGTGTGGCTCCCGAAAGGCGAATGCCATCAAGAAGACTGGCATGGCAGAGGCGATCGGCAAAGACAAGATCACCGGGAGAGAGAAGGGCCTGTAATGTGCCGACGTTGCCGGCATATCCGCTGTGAAAAAGCAGAGCGCCGTCAAGACCAACCCAGTCGGCAAAGGCTCGTTCGGCCCGATCAAAGGCCTCTCGATGGCCGCGAATCAGGCGTGATCCCGTACTGCCGAGATCCTGGGTGGAAAGCGGAAGCAGCGATTCAAAGAGCCGCTTCACGGTTCCATCGGAGTTCAACGAGAGATAGTCGTTCGAAGAGAAATCGACCGATCCGGCAGGTGATGTCTCCAGGCGACGTAATAATCGCCTGTGCTCTCGCTCGGTCACGGCCTGCTGCAGTTCATCTCTCCAGGATTGCATTGTGTCGTGATGCGCAAAGCGGATTGACGGGGAACGAAAAAAATTGCAACGAAACCGTCATCAGAGAATCCTACCAGATATATGCAGGACGTATCCGTTCAGGAACAACTTCAGCAGATCCTTTTGCAGCTGCAGAGACTGGAAGGTCAGCATACCGATCCCGTAGCGCAGATTCTGCTCAGCCTGGTTCCGCTGGTCGGTATTATCGCCGGCATGGTCGTTCTTATTATTTTTATACGGCATTATTATGCCACACGGCGACAGATGATCGAAGCGGGGCGGTTTCCGACGCCCACGATTCAGTATCTGCGTTCGCTGGCCTTGCTTGGCGGTATCCTGGCGATTTCGTCGGGTCTGCCTCTGACGTTGCTCTTCCTTGTTGTGGAGGGGATCTCGTATCCTCTTCTGGGCGGATTGATTCCGCTGTTTGTCGGTATCGGGCTCCTGATCTTCTTCTCTCTTTCCAGGACGGAGAGTGAGCAGGATCGGTGAAACAACCCGGCATCGATATTGCCGAGCTGTTCGAACAGACC
This region of Leptonema illini DSM 21528 genomic DNA includes:
- a CDS encoding LIC12298 family protein, coding for MIVRKIQSPVYHRRRPTPLPGRGNEARQPELFPSRFEEALLEAVGGDVVRKGESFANSLSSFQRENIIRLSG
- a CDS encoding aminotransferase class I/II-fold pyridoxal phosphate-dependent enzyme, coding for MQSWRDELQQAVTEREHRRLLRRLETSPAGSVDFSSNDYLSLNSDGTVKRLFESLLPLSTQDLGSTGSRLIRGHREAFDRAERAFADWVGLDGALLFHSGYAGNVGTLQALLSPGDLVFADRLCHASLLDGIRLSGATRHYFRHNDLEHLSELLRKHSTRKRRWIVTESVFSMDGDRPDRDALLALAEQNDCLLYLDEAHAIGVIGEAGRGLAHPEQQRFAVLSYPMGKAPGLMGCFVAGPPELKAFLVNHARSFIYSTAQPPLLADLLRLVIEEMGTDEMEKRRIRLRKLSELLFKRLNEEGFATGVTPSHITPIILGAEERTIQTATRLKQQGFSVFAIRPPTVPAGACRLRISVHAGNTEEEIEGLVTALRLSR